Within the Miscanthus floridulus cultivar M001 chromosome 2, ASM1932011v1, whole genome shotgun sequence genome, the region CCGATTTGGCTAGCTAGCAAGTTAATTAATTACTTACCCGGCTAAAGAACACTTCTTTTTTACTTTTTCCTTAACCATCCTTCACGAGAACAGTGACATTTCCATTTTAAAATAGCTCGATATCGCTCTCCTTCCCCActtttccagaaaaaaaaaatccgctCTGGTGTTTTACCAATCTCTTCGTCTCTCCGATAGGTAGCAGTAGACACGAGCTGCAATATTCTTCAGATCCAAAGGCATCAATCCCAAACTTTATCTCTTTGGCCTCTGAATTTCTCGCAAAAAGATGGGAATTTTTATTCGCAGTTTCTTCCTCCTCTGTGCTTTGCATTCTTCTTGGGATTTACCACTGCTAGTGCTGCATGGATGTATGTGTGCATATGCCTTTCTTTATCTTTACCATGGGTGCCCAAATCGAGTAAAATTCTACTACATGCATGCAACTTTCGTGTGAGGGCTACAGTTGTGAAATTTGTGGTGGTTGGTGGCGGCGACACGCCATTGATAAGGCAATTAAGCTTCTTGTTTTTGTTGCTAACTAAAATGTTGATCGATGCGGTGGTTGGTAGGAAACTGGCTGAGAAGGGGTACAACCGGAGCGCCAAGAAGTGCAAGGAGAAGTTCGAGAACGTGCACAAGTACTACAAGCGCACCAAGGAGAGCCGCGCCGGCCGGAACGACGGCAAGACGTACCGATTCTTCACGCAGCTGGAGGCCCTGCACGGCACCGGGGTGGCTCCCGCGTCGGTGGCGTCGCAGGTGCACCCGGCGATCTCCGGCGGGGTGTCCGGCGCAGCAGGGCCGTCGGCCGTGCGCGTGCCTGCCGAGCCGCCGCCTGCGGTGTCGGCCGCCGGCGTGGGGATGCCGATGACGACGACGGTGGGCTACCCGAGCTTCTCGACGTCCAACACGGAGGACTACACGGACGAGGacgactccgacgacgagggcACCGAGGAGCTGGTGGGCGGCGGCGCGGACGAGCGCGGGAAGAGGAAGAGGGTGTCGGAGGGCGGCGGCGCCTCGACCGCCGGCGGAGGCAGCGGGAAGATGATGAGGTTCTTCGAGGGCCTGATGAAGCAGGTGATGGAGCGGCAGGAGGCTATGCAGCAGAGGTTCTTGGAGGCCATCGAGAAGCGCGAGCAGGACCGCATGATCCGCGAGGAGGCGTGGCGGCGGCAGGAGATGACTCGCCTCGCGCGCGAGCAGGAGATCCTGGCGCAGGagcgcgccatggccgcctcccgcGACGCTGCCGTCCTCTCCTTCATACAGAAGATCACCGGGCAGACCATCCCGATGCCGTCCATCGCCGCGCCCACCATCAACGccatgccaccgccgccgtcgcatccgaagccgccgccgcctcagCCGCACCCCACACCCATTGCCTCCGCCTCGCCAGCTCCGCCGCCACCGCAACCACCAGCCTCGCACACTCCGCCCCCGCAGCAACAACAGCAGCCCTCGCTGCAGCAGCAGAAGCCGCCATTGCCGGCTTCGGCGACACAAGCGCCAGCGCCTCAACAGCAAAGCACGGACATTGTCATGACGCCGGCCGAGACGACGCCGCGCGCCGACACCCCAGTGCACGAGGGGTCCAGTGGCGGCGCGACGTCGTCCCGGTGGCCCAAGgcagaggttcacgcgctgataCAACTGCGGAGCGACCTTGACACGCGGTACCAGGAGGCCGGGCCCAAGGGGCCCCTCTGGGAGGAGA harbors:
- the LOC136523666 gene encoding trihelix transcription factor GTL1-like isoform X2, which produces MQQQHGGGGGGGGGGASGGGPAQQFGAQQVEMPPPFSPAGGAGKRISLAEAPSPISSRPPASSAPAQQYDELGASGPGAVGFDAEGLAAAAAGEEGASGGSAGNRWPRQETLELLKIRSDMDAAFRDATLKGPLWEQVSRKLAEKGYNRSAKKCKEKFENVHKYYKRTKESRAGRNDGKTYRFFTQLEALHGTGVAPASVASQVHPAISGGVSGAAGPSAVRVPAEPPPAVSAAGVGMPMTTTVGYPSFSTSNTEDYTDEDDSDDEGTEELVGGGADERGKRKRVSEGGGASTAGGGSGKMMRFFEGLMKQVMERQEAMQQRFLEAIEKREQDRMIREEAWRRQEMTRLAREQEILAQERAMAASRDAAVLSFIQKITGQTIPMPSIAAPTINAMPPPPSHPKPPPPQPHPTPIASASPAPPPPQPPASHTPPPQQQQQPSLQQQKPPLPASATQAPAPQQQSTDIVMTPAETTPRADTPVHEGSSGGATSSRWPKAEVHALIQLRSDLDTRYQEAGPKGPLWEEISAGMRRMGYNRNAKRCKEKWENINKYFKKVKETNKKRPEDSKTCPYFHQLDALYRNKAALRSSSGAGAAVHANASSAPPQETVTVVTAAAPISQTPPPPPPTQPSQSHHATKNGGTASNAAGTGTGNGNGGGASEHGSRGMQTQTSNGSVAASRFLGEGGGAASAAKKGTSWRR